The Streptomyces sp. RKND-216 genomic sequence CACCCGGACTTCCGCCCGGTCGCCACCTTCTTCGTCAACGGCGACCCGTTCGCCGAACCCGGTGGGCAGCGCACGCTGGGCTGGCTGCACGACCACGGCTTCGAGATCGGGAACCACACCCTGCGGCACACCACCCTCGGCACGGTCTCCGGCTCCGAGGTCCAGCGCGCCGTCGCCCGCAACCAGAAGGCCATCACCGACGCCCTCCCGGACGACGTCACCGTGGACTCCCTCGCCCTGCCCAACGGCTCGATGCCGTCCGCCGCCGGGCTCGCCGTCGAGGGCTCCTCCGGCGGCACCGACTACCGGCACGCCGGAGTCTACCTGGTCGGCGCCAACCCCGCGCCGTCCCCCTTCTCCTCGGACTTCGACCCGGCGGCGATCCCCCGCATCCGCTCCCAGGGCCCGGACGGCCCCGACGCGAAATTCGCCTCCGCCGCCTGGCTCGACAAGCTCGCGGACGGCACCGTCGCCCGCTACACCTCCGACGGCGACCCGGACCGCGTCTCCTTCCCCGCCGACCGCAAGCCCTCCCTCGCCGCCCCCTTCGAGAACCGCGCCCAGCCGTACTGACTCGTCCGGCCCCCCCACCCGAAGGGGCGAACCCGCCCCGGACACGGGCTTCCTCGCTCCCCCGGCTGAACGCCCCGGCTCCCGTGGAGGCCCCCGGCGCGCGCAGCCGAGTGTGCGACGATGTCCGGCGACAAGGCGACGGCGGAACGAGGAAGCCGGTGTGAATCCGGCGAGGTCCCGCCACTGTGACCGGCGAGCGGATCCCGAACAGGCCACTGCCCCCGGCGGGCGGGAAGGCCGGGACGAGCAGTGACCCGAGAGCCAGGAGACTCCCGCGGTCGCCCCTCGACGAACCGGGGCGGACTTCCCCGGAGGGGAGTGTGGGCAGCATGCCCGGGACACCTTCACTCCGCCCCGCCGTGCCACGGAACCCGAATCGGCGGCGGCGCTGCCCGGCGACGCACGCTGAGGTGAGGATCCGGCGGAGACGTATGCGGTGACAACGGACCGTACGTGAAATTTCCGCGCGTCCCCCGCTCGGCCGCTGCCTACACTGGTCGGCGCGCCACGCAGGGGTACGGAACGGGGAGACGCATGACGACGCACGGGGGCGAGTTCTCGGCGAGCGCCGCATCCATCGACGGCAGTTCACACCTGCTCCTCGAGGTCGCGGGACTGCTCCACGCCGGACGGATGGACGGCGAGAACGCGACGATGTGCCGGGTGCCGCGGTCGCATCCCGAGGTGGCTCAGTCCGTGCACCGGTTCGCGACGTTCGCCCGCGACCAGTACGCCGACGCCGTCCTGCTGCTGGCCGCCCTCGCGACGAAGCTCGAGGCGACGGGCCACGCCTACGCCCGCGCCGACGAGGACTCCCAGCGGGCCCTGGACGGCGTCCTGCAGTCCGGGCGGCTCGTCGACCCCCAGGACAGGTGACCGCGATGGCCCACCGAGCCGACGTCGCGTTCCTCGCCGACGCCAACCCGGCGCTCATCGAGCGCAACGCCGACGAGTTCGCGCGGCTGCACCGGCTCGCCGACTCGACGGACGACGCCTTCCTCAAGGCCGGCCGCGTCGACTGGGTCAGCACGTCGCAGCAGCAGTACGTGAAGCGCCTGGACGAGGCGAAGCAGCTCGTGGACGGCCTGTCCGCCGGTTTCCGCAAAGCCTGGCAGGCGCTGGCCGACTACGCCGAGGCCGTGACGACGGCGCAACGCCACTTCGACGACGGCGAGTTCTCCGAACGGAAGCTGGCCGAGGTTGTTGCACGGGAGGCGACTCTGCTCACGCGTCTGACCGGTGCGGAGAGCCCGATGCGGGAGTGGGAGGACCTGCGCGACTCCTCCGGTCTGCTGGACCGGATCGGCGAGTTCGGCGTCGACGTCGACGCGATCCGGGAGGACGCCGAACGCCACTACCAGCAGGCGAACGACGCCTACGGGGACGCGCAGCGCGTCGAGTCGGAGGCACGAAGCCGCTGCCTCGCCGAGCTGCGGACGGCGTACGCCTCGCTCCCCGAGTTCCGTGGCGGCTCCGGCGACTCCGCCGAGATCCTGGGCAGCCTCGGCCTCCTCCGGGAGGAGACGCGGCAGGCCGCGGACGACCCCCACGCGCAACTTCCCGGCACCGGCGTCAAGGCCGACGCGATCCCGTCCCTCAGCGACGCGCTCGTCGTGAACGAGAAGCTGGAGCGCATCCGGTCACTGGCGGCGGAACACCCCGACGCGAAGGGCATCAGCTACCTCCTGCCCTCGGACTCGGAAGAGACCCTCCGGGGCTACGTCGACGCCAACAGCGCGCTGATCAGGGCTGCCGCCCACCACTCCGGGCTGCCGCCCGAGATGGTCGCGGGCATCGCGTGGCAGGAGGTCGGGGGCGCGCCGGCGGTGGTGGACGACGTGGCCGACGAGGTACGGCAGCTCGTGCCCGGGACCGGGGAGGCCGACCACACGTCGATGGGGCCGCTCGCCGTGCAGGTCCGGCGAGGCGCCGAAGTCCTCGGCTACGACCCGCACCACCTCACCGACCACCAGCGGGCGCGCGTCGAGGAGGCGATCAAGGACCCGGCGCAGAACGTCTTCATCGCCTCCGAGTACCTCGCGCAGATGAAGGCGGAGAGCGGCTTCGCGGACGTGCCGGCCGAGCAGATGACACGTGCGCAGATGCAGGAGCTCGCCGCGCGGTACAACGGCGGACCCTACTGGCAGAGCGACGACGCCCAGGCCTACGCGCGCCGCTTCGACGCCCGGCTGGACGAGGCGACGGCGCCGCTCCGCTGACCGGCGCCGGGGGGCTTGGCAGCCGCCGGGACGGCCCCGTCGGGCCGCACGGCCGACGGATCGGCGGTGGATCTCGTGGAGTTCGCCGGCACACCTCCGGTCAGCAGCAGCCGGAGGCTCCCGGCAGCGTGCGCTTGTTGCGGGAGGCGGCGTTGCGGGCGGCGAGGTCGGCGTCCGCGGGGTAACCGACCTCCTCGAGGGTGAGGCCGTGCGGGCGGACGACGTGCACGGCGGAGTCGCGGACGCCCGCCGCAAGGACCTTGCCGGGCCATTCGGAGGGCCGGTGGCCGTCGCCGACGAACAGCATCGCGCCGACCAGCGACCGGACCATGTTGTGGCAGAACGCGTCCGCCAGGACGGTCGCCTCCAGGACGCCGTCGCGGTGCCGGACCCAGTGCAGCCGCCGTAGGGTGCGGATGGTGGTGGCGCCCTCGCGCTTCTTGCAGTAGGCGGCGAAGTCGTGTTCGCCGAGCAGCGCGTCGGCGGCGGCGTTCATCGCGTCGAGGTCCAGGGGCCAGTTGTGCCAGAGCACGTGGCCGCGGCGCAGCGGGTCGACGCCCCCGGGATGGTCGCAGACGCGGTAGGCGTAGCGCCGCCAGATCGCGGAGAAGCGCGCGTCGAAGTGGGGCGGCGCCTCGGCGACCCGGTGCACGCGGACGTCCATGGGCAGCCGTCCGGCGAGGCGGCGCAGCAGTTGGCCGCCCTGCTCGGCCCAGAGGTGGGCGGGAAGGTCGACGTGGGCGACCTGGCCGCGGGCGTGGACGCCCGCGTCGGTGCGGCCCGCGACGGTGAGCGGTGGTGCGGCGTCCAGGCGCAGCACGACGCGCAGCGCGTCCTCGATCTCCTGCTGGACGGTGCGCTGCCCGCCCTTCTGGCGGGCCCAGCCGGAGAAGTCCTTGCCGTCGTAGCTCAGGTCGAGCCGTACCCGGACGAGGCCGGGCTCCACGTCGTCGCTCACGCACTCGATCCTCTCACCACGCCCCGGCGCGCGTGACGGCCCTCCGCGCCCGTTCCTTACTCGAGGGTAGGCATCGCCGGGAGTTCTTGCTATACAGGCCGTCAACAAGCCACGGCGGATCACGACGACGCGCATCAGGGAGCCCAGCAAGGCAGGCAGCACCGTTCGGCCGGAGAACGGAGCCGACGCACGGCCCCGCGAGGACCGCCTCGCGCAGCGGCTGCTCGACTCCTCCGCCCGGCTCTCCTACGACCCGGCCACCGAGGTCGACTGGGAGACGCCCCTCGACGAGGACTTCCACGGCGCCAGCCCCGAGTGGAGCACGCTCTACGGGACGCCGTACTGGAACGAACTGACCGAGGCGCAACGCAAGGAGCTGACCCGGCAGGAGGCCGCGTCGGTGGCCAGCACCGGCATATGGTTCGAGATGATCCTCCAGCAGATGGTGCTCCGGGACATCTACGCCAAGGACCCGACGGACGAGACGGTGCAGTGGGCGCTCACCGAGATCGCCGACGAGTGCCGCCACTCCCTCATGTTCGCCCGCGGCGCGAAGAAGCTGCGCGCCCCCGCCTACCGCCCGCACCGCGTCGCCGTCGAACTCGGCCGCGCCTTCAAGACCGTCGCCTTCGGCGAGGCCGCGTACGCCGCGATCCTCGTCGCCGAAGAGGTCCTCGACGTGATGCAGCGCGACTGGATGCGCGACGAACGGGTCGTGCCGTTCGTACGCACCATCAACAACATCCACGTCGTCGAGGAGTCCCGGCACATGAAGTTCGCCCGGGACGAGACCCGCCGGCACCTCGCGCGCACCGGCCGCACCCGCCGCACGATCCACGCCTTCGTCATCGCGGTCGCCGCGTACGTGATCGTCACCAGCATGGTGCACCCCGGGGTCTACGCGAACGCCGGCCTCGACGAGCAGCGGGCGGTCCGCGAGGCGAAGGCAAACGAGCACCACAAGGCGATGATGCGCTCCAGCTGCTCGGGCCTGATGGAGTTCCTCTCCTCCTGCGGTCTGCTCACCAAGCCGGCGCTGGTCTTCTACCGGCGCGCCCACCTCATCTGAGCAAACCCATGGCCTACGCGATCACCCAGACCTGCTGCAACGACGCCACCTGCGTGGCCGTCTGCCCGGTCAACTGCATCCGCCCGACGCCGCAGGAACGGGCCTTTGGCAGCACCGAGATGCTGCACATCGACCCGCGGACCTGCATCGACTGCGGTGCCTGCGCGGACGCCTGCCCGGTGGAGGCGGTCTTCCCCGTGGACCGGCTGCCTCCGGCGCAGCAGGAGTACGCCGACATCAACGCCGCGTACTTCGCGGGCGCCGCCTCCCCCGGCGAGAGAGCCGACCACGGCCCCGTCTTCCACGCCTGGGGCCGGCCGACGTTCGACCGCACCTTGCCGTCCGACTTCGGGCCGCTGCGGGTGGCCGTGGTCGGCACCGGGCCTGCGGGCATGTACGCCGCGGAGGACCTGCTGCTGCACACGCCCGCCGAGGTCACGCTGATCGACCGGCTGCCCACGGCCGGCGGCCTCGTGCGGTACGGCGTGGCACCCGACCACCTCTCCACCCGCAGGATCGGCGCGTCCTTCGCTCGGCTCCACACCCACCCCCGCGTGCGGCTGCACCTGGGCCTGGAAGCCGGCCGGGACGTCACCGCGGACGAACTCGCCGCCCACCACGACGCAGTCGTCTGGGCCGTGGGCGCCTCCGCCGACCGCCGGGTCGGCATCCCCGGCGAGGACCTCGACGGCAGCATCCCGGCGACCACCTTCGTCTCCTGGTACAACGGCCACCCGGACGTGGCCCCGGACGCCGTCGACTTGTCCGCCGAGCGCGTCGTGGTCATCGGCAACGGCAACGTGGCGCTCGACGTCGCCCGCATCCTCGCCAGCGAACCGGAGCAGCTGGCCGCCACCGAGATCGCCGGTCACGCGCTGGCCGCGCTCCGGCGCAGCCGCGTGCGGGAGGTGGTCGTGCTCGGACGGCGCGGACCCGAGGACGCGGCGTACACCCGTTCGGAGCTGGCCGCGCTGCGGCACTTGCCGGGCGTGGACCTGGTCCTGGACGCCCACGACCCCAGGGTGGGCGCGGCGGTCGACGCGGCCGCCGGGACGCACGGCACGGCAGGCGTGCTGCGCGGCATGACGCGGGAGGCCGTGGACTGGACGCGGCCCCCGGCCGGCGACGCGCGGCGCATCGTCCTCCGCTTCCACTCGGCGCCGGTGGAGGTCTGCGGCGCGGGCGGAGCGGTGCGCGCGGTCCGTGTCTCGGGCCCGCACGGTGACGTGGAGCTCCCCGCCGGCGCGGTCCTCCGGGCGGTCGGCCACCGGGGGAGGCCGGTCGCCGGGCTCCCCTTCGACGAGGTCACCGGAACGGTGCCGCACGAGGGCGGCCGCGTACCCGGCCGTCCGGGCACCTACGTGGTGGGATGGATCAAGCGGGGACCGTCCGGGGGGATCGGGGCGAACCGCGCGTGCGCGGCGGAGACCGTGGGGACGCTGCTGGCCGACGCGGTCGCCGGTGCGCTTCCCCCGCCCGAACGCTCCCTGCGTGCGTTCACCCGTCTGGCCCGCCGCCGTCGCCGACGGTGAGGTCTCCCCGGCCCCGCCGCACAGGGAACGGGCCCGCACCCCCGAGGGGTGCGGGCCCGTTCGCAGCTGCGGGTCGCGTCAGGCGTCCTTGGACTCCTCGGCGGCCTCGTCGGCAGCCTCGTCCTTGGTGACGTCGACCTTCTCCGCGTCGGCGGCCTTCTTCTCGTCGGCCTCCTTCACGGACCGTTTCGTCGCCGCCTCGGCCTCGCCGACAGCCTTCTGCTGCACGGTGAGGGCCTCCACCAGCTCGATGACCGCCATCGGGGCGTTGTCGCCGCGGCGGTTGCCGATCTTGGTGATGCGGGTGTAGCCACCCGGACGGTTCTCGTAGCGGGGACCGATCTCGGTGAAGAGCGTGTGGACGACACCCTTGTCCAGGACCGTGCGCATGACCTGGCGGCGGTTGTGAAGGTCACCCTTCTTCGCCTTGGTGATCAGACGCTCCGCGACCGGGCGCAGGCGGCGGGCCTTCGCCTCGGTGGTGGTGATGCGGCCGTGCTCGAAGAGGTCAGTGGCGAGGTTCGCCAGCATGGCCTTCTGGTGCGCGGCGCTGCCGCCCAGACGGGCACCCTTGGTGGGCTTCGGCATGGTGATTCTCCTTGGTTACTGCACCGGCCGTGTCAGGTACCGGTGTCAGGGGTCCGTACGGACGGGCCGTCCGCACGGGCCCGGGACGGTCGGCGTACCGCCGCCCCGGAGCCGGCCGGTGCGAACCGGCCGGCCACCCGGCCCGGAGGCCGGAAGTCGTGCTGCGGGCGGCCGCAGCGCGTGCCGCCCGCTCGCCGCTCTCGGGCCGGTCCCGGCGTCCGTGGACGCCGGGACGGTCCGCTGTCGGCTTGCCTGCCTGCCGTTTCCGGCTGGCTCAGTACTGCTCGGTCTCCACGAAGCCCGGGTCGCCGCCGTCGTCGTCGGCGCCGAAGGCGTCCGCCGCGGCGGTCGGGTCGAATCCGGGCGGGCTGTCCTTGAGGGCCAGGCCCATGCCGGCCAGCTTCGCCTTGACCTCGTCGATCGACTTCGCACCGAAGTTGCGGATGTCGAGCAGGTCCGCCTCGGAACGCGCGACGAGCTCGCCCACGGAGTGGATGCCCTCGCGCTTGAGGCAGTTGTAGGAACGGACGGTGAGCTCGAGCTCCTCGATCGGGAGCGCGAGGTCCGCCGCCAGGGCCGCGTCCGTCGGCGACGGGCCCATGTCGATGCCCTCGGCGTCGACGTTGAGCTCGCGGGCCAGCCCGAACAGCTCGACCAGGGTCTTGCCGGCCGAGGCCATCGCGTCACGCGGGCGCATGGCCTGCTTGGTCTCGACGTCGACGATCAGCTTGTCGAAGTCGGTGCGCTGCTCGACTCGGGTCGCCTCGACCTTGTAGGTGACCTTCATGACGGGCGAGTAGATGGAGTCGACCGGGATGCGGCCGATCTCCTGGCCCACCTGCTTGTTCTGGACGGCGGAGACGTAGCCGCGACCGCGCTCGACGGTCAGCTCCATCTCGAGCTTGCCCTTGCCGTTCAGCGTGGCGAGCACCAGGTCGGGGTTGTGCACCTCGACACCGGCCGGCGGCGCGATGTCGGCGGCGGTGACGACGCCCGGGCCCTGCTTGCGCAGGTACATCACGACCGGCTCGTCGTGCTCGGAGGAGACGACGAGGCTCTTGATGTTGAGGATGAGGTCAGTGACGTCCTCCTTGACCCCCGGCACGGTGGTGAACTCGTGCAGGACGCCGTCGATCCGGATGCTCGTCACGGCGGCACCGGGGATCGAGGAGAGGAGCGTGCGACGAAGGGAGTTGCCGAGGGTGTAGCCGAAGCCCGGCTCCAGCGGCTCGATGACGAACCGGGAGCGGAACTCGTCGACGACCTCTTCGGTCAGTGAGGGGCGC encodes the following:
- a CDS encoding polysaccharide deacetylase family protein — its product is MVRPLRLGAAAAAAALLTLAGCAGSTSSDEPEDRKAERAPGAADTAGGERDSPSPSPSAPDPAAVDADELGAVPVLMYHQIVDDPQSIYDRTPEDFEAELERLAREDYVPVTARELTGGRIDIPAGTHPVVLTFDDSTVSQLALDAAGKPERDTAVAVLRDVAEKHPDFRPVATFFVNGDPFAEPGGQRTLGWLHDHGFEIGNHTLRHTTLGTVSGSEVQRAVARNQKAITDALPDDVTVDSLALPNGSMPSAAGLAVEGSSGGTDYRHAGVYLVGANPAPSPFSSDFDPAAIPRIRSQGPDGPDAKFASAAWLDKLADGTVARYTSDGDPDRVSFPADRKPSLAAPFENRAQPY
- a CDS encoding lytic transglycosylase domain-containing protein — translated: MAHRADVAFLADANPALIERNADEFARLHRLADSTDDAFLKAGRVDWVSTSQQQYVKRLDEAKQLVDGLSAGFRKAWQALADYAEAVTTAQRHFDDGEFSERKLAEVVAREATLLTRLTGAESPMREWEDLRDSSGLLDRIGEFGVDVDAIREDAERHYQQANDAYGDAQRVESEARSRCLAELRTAYASLPEFRGGSGDSAEILGSLGLLREETRQAADDPHAQLPGTGVKADAIPSLSDALVVNEKLERIRSLAAEHPDAKGISYLLPSDSEETLRGYVDANSALIRAAAHHSGLPPEMVAGIAWQEVGGAPAVVDDVADEVRQLVPGTGEADHTSMGPLAVQVRRGAEVLGYDPHHLTDHQRARVEEAIKDPAQNVFIASEYLAQMKAESGFADVPAEQMTRAQMQELAARYNGGPYWQSDDAQAYARRFDARLDEATAPLR
- the truA gene encoding tRNA pseudouridine(38-40) synthase TruA, which gives rise to MSDDVEPGLVRVRLDLSYDGKDFSGWARQKGGQRTVQQEIEDALRVVLRLDAAPPLTVAGRTDAGVHARGQVAHVDLPAHLWAEQGGQLLRRLAGRLPMDVRVHRVAEAPPHFDARFSAIWRRYAYRVCDHPGGVDPLRRGHVLWHNWPLDLDAMNAAADALLGEHDFAAYCKKREGATTIRTLRRLHWVRHRDGVLEATVLADAFCHNMVRSLVGAMLFVGDGHRPSEWPGKVLAAGVRDSAVHVVRPHGLTLEEVGYPADADLAARNAASRNKRTLPGASGCC
- a CDS encoding diiron oxygenase, whose translation is MREPSKAGSTVRPENGADARPREDRLAQRLLDSSARLSYDPATEVDWETPLDEDFHGASPEWSTLYGTPYWNELTEAQRKELTRQEAASVASTGIWFEMILQQMVLRDIYAKDPTDETVQWALTEIADECRHSLMFARGAKKLRAPAYRPHRVAVELGRAFKTVAFGEAAYAAILVAEEVLDVMQRDWMRDERVVPFVRTINNIHVVEESRHMKFARDETRRHLARTGRTRRTIHAFVIAVAAYVIVTSMVHPGVYANAGLDEQRAVREAKANEHHKAMMRSSCSGLMEFLSSCGLLTKPALVFYRRAHLI
- a CDS encoding FAD-dependent oxidoreductase, yielding MAYAITQTCCNDATCVAVCPVNCIRPTPQERAFGSTEMLHIDPRTCIDCGACADACPVEAVFPVDRLPPAQQEYADINAAYFAGAASPGERADHGPVFHAWGRPTFDRTLPSDFGPLRVAVVGTGPAGMYAAEDLLLHTPAEVTLIDRLPTAGGLVRYGVAPDHLSTRRIGASFARLHTHPRVRLHLGLEAGRDVTADELAAHHDAVVWAVGASADRRVGIPGEDLDGSIPATTFVSWYNGHPDVAPDAVDLSAERVVVIGNGNVALDVARILASEPEQLAATEIAGHALAALRRSRVREVVVLGRRGPEDAAYTRSELAALRHLPGVDLVLDAHDPRVGAAVDAAAGTHGTAGVLRGMTREAVDWTRPPAGDARRIVLRFHSAPVEVCGAGGAVRAVRVSGPHGDVELPAGAVLRAVGHRGRPVAGLPFDEVTGTVPHEGGRVPGRPGTYVVGWIKRGPSGGIGANRACAAETVGTLLADAVAGALPPPERSLRAFTRLARRRRRR
- the rplQ gene encoding 50S ribosomal protein L17; translated protein: MPKPTKGARLGGSAAHQKAMLANLATDLFEHGRITTTEAKARRLRPVAERLITKAKKGDLHNRRQVMRTVLDKGVVHTLFTEIGPRYENRPGGYTRITKIGNRRGDNAPMAVIELVEALTVQQKAVGEAEAATKRSVKEADEKKAADAEKVDVTKDEAADEAAEESKDA
- a CDS encoding DNA-directed RNA polymerase subunit alpha; translation: MLIAQRPSLTEEVVDEFRSRFVIEPLEPGFGYTLGNSLRRTLLSSIPGAAVTSIRIDGVLHEFTTVPGVKEDVTDLILNIKSLVVSSEHDEPVVMYLRKQGPGVVTAADIAPPAGVEVHNPDLVLATLNGKGKLEMELTVERGRGYVSAVQNKQVGQEIGRIPVDSIYSPVMKVTYKVEATRVEQRTDFDKLIVDVETKQAMRPRDAMASAGKTLVELFGLARELNVDAEGIDMGPSPTDAALAADLALPIEELELTVRSYNCLKREGIHSVGELVARSEADLLDIRNFGAKSIDEVKAKLAGMGLALKDSPPGFDPTAAADAFGADDDGGDPGFVETEQY